A region of Diospyros lotus cultivar Yz01 chromosome 3, ASM1463336v1, whole genome shotgun sequence DNA encodes the following proteins:
- the LOC127798016 gene encoding plasmodesmata-located protein 3-like: MALSLPLPPSPLLFPSLLPFSSSFVIVFFPFLISASSSDYSKLVFKGCSNQKLQDPTGAFSQSLKTLFSTLQSQSSASKFNKTTADSGGQAAVVGLFQCRGDLSGSDCNKCVAKLPAMAQKLCGPTIAARVQVGGCYMRYEVAGFKESAAEELLYKVCGSRKASGSGFGDRLETALGEIEKGVGSGNTGFYTGSYESVYVLGQCEGDLGTGDCVECVKSAVERAKSECGNSISGQVYLYLCYISYSYYPNGVPLPGSSNSLSGRTGRNAQKTVAIVVGGVAGFGILIAFLLVLKSAFKKKEVKFYAG, from the exons atggctctctctctccctctaccCCCATCTCCTCTCCTCTTCCCCTCGCTTCTCcctttctcctcctccttcgtCATCGTCTTCTTCCCCTTCCTCATTTCTGCTTCCTCCTCGGATTACTCGAAGCTGGTCTTCAAAGGCTGCTCCAACCAGAAGCTCCAGGACCCCACCGGCGCCTTCTCCCAATCCCTCAAAACCCTCTTCTCCACCCTCCAATCTCAATCCTCCGCCTCCAAGTTCAACAAGACCACCGCCGACAGCGGCGGCCAGGCCGCCGTCGTCGGCCTCTTCCAGTGCCGCGGCGACCTCTCCGGTTCCGACTGCAACAAATGCGTTGCCAAACTCCCTGCCATGGCCCAGAAGCTCTGCGGGCCGACAATCGCCGCCAGGGTCCAGGTCGGCGGGTGCTACATGAGGTACGAGGTGGCGGGGTTCAAGGAGTCGGCGGCGGAGGAGCTGCTGTACAAGGTTTGCGGGTCGCGGAAGGCGAGCGGCTCCGGGTTCGGGGACAGGCTGGAGACGGCGCTGGGAGAGATTGAGAAGGGGGTGGGGAGTGGGAATACTGGGTTCTACACTGGAAGCTATGAATCCGTGTATGTGTTGGGTCAGTGTGAAGGCGATCTGGGAACTGGGGATTGCGTGGAATGCGTGAAAAGCGCAGTGGAAAGAGCCAAAAGCGAGTGTGGAAATTCAATCTCCGGGCAAGTTTATCTCTACCTCTGCTACATCAGCTACTCTTACTACCCAAATGGGGTGCCACTCCCTGGCAGCAGCAATTCGCTCTCAG GAAGAACTGGCCGGAATGCACAGAAGACGGTGGCGATTGTGGTGGGAGGGGTGGCGGGTTTCGGGATCTTAATTGCGTTTCTGCTTGTTCTGAAGTCGGCgttcaagaagaaagaagtcAAGTTTTACGCGGGATGA